A stretch of the Leopardus geoffroyi isolate Oge1 chromosome B2, O.geoffroyi_Oge1_pat1.0, whole genome shotgun sequence genome encodes the following:
- the FAM120B gene encoding constitutive coactivator of peroxisome proliferator-activated receptor gamma isoform X12 has product MDRQMILSRRSVMGVRGLQGFVGSTCPHICTVVNFKELAEHHRSKHPGCTPTIVVDAMCCLRYWYTPESWICGGQWREYFSALRDFVKTFTAVGIRLIFFFDGTVEQDKRDEWVKRRLKNNREISRIFHYIKSHKEQPGRNMFFIPSGLAIFTRFALKSLGQETLCSLQEADYEVASYGLQNNCLGILGEDTDYLIYDTCPYFSISELCLDSLDTVMLCREKLCESLDISLADLPLLACLLGNDIIPEGMFESFRYKCLSSYASVKENFDKKGNIILAVADHISKVLRLHQGEKKLEEMLPLGPNKALFYKGVASYLLPGQKSPWFFQKPKGLITLDKEVGSMSSDPESKQEVPMCTDPESKQGVPLCTDPDSKQGIPMCTDPESKQGVPMCTDPEFKQGVPMWTNSESKQGVPVCTDPGSKQGVPVSTDPDSKQAVPVCIDPGSKEGFLLCTHPEFKQGDPVCTHPESTQGDPVCTHPESKQGVPMYAYSEYRQGVPMCTHTEFKQKSPLGADPEFKLEAPICTNPGIKQEDLVNMEPEIKQQVTMVSDPEILKVRKLQT; this is encoded by the exons atCCTTTCCAGGAGGTCAGTTATGGGTGTGAGAGGTTTGCAGGGATTCGTGGGCAGTACCTGCCCACATATATGCACAGTAGTGAATTTCAAAGAACTGGCAGAACACCACCGAAGCAAGCATCCTGGATGTACTCCTACCATTGTGGTTGATGCCATGTGTTGTCTCAGATACTGGTACACTCCTGAATCTTGGATCTGCGGTGGCCAGTGGCGGGAATACTTCTCTGCTTTGCGGGATTTTGTTAAGACTTTTACAGCTGTTGGCATCAGGTTGATATTCTTCTTTGATGGCACGGTGGAGCAGGATAAGAGAGATGAGTGGGTGAAACGAAGACTAAAGAACAACAGGGAGATCTCCAGGATTTTCCATTATATCAAGTCACATAAGGAGCAGCCTGGCAGAAACATGTTCTTCATCCCCTCAGGGCTGGCCATATTTACACGATTTGCTTTGAAGAGCCTGGGTCAGGAAACTCTGTGTTCGTTGCAAGAGGCCGACTATGAGGTGGCATCTTATGGCCTCCAGAATAACTGTCTTGGTATTCTCGGAGAAGACACCGACTACTTAATCTATGATACCTGTCCCTACTTTTCAATTAGTGAGCTCTGTCTGGACAGTCTCGATACTGTCATGCTCTGTAGAGAGAAGCTCTGTGAGAGTCTAGATATCAGCCTGGCAGACCTTCCTCTTCTGGCCTGCTTGCTTGGCAACGATATTATTCCAGAAGGCATGTTTGAAAGCTTTCGGTACAAGTGCTTGTCTTCCTATGCCTCTGTAAAGGAGAACTTTGACAAAAAGGGGAACATCATCTTAGCTGTAGCAGACCATATATCTAAAGTTCTTCGCTTGCATCAAGGTGAAAAAAAGCTAGAAGAGATGTTACCTTTGGGACCAAACAAAGCTCTTTTTTATAAGGGTGTGGCATCATATCTTTTGCCAGGACAGAAATCTCCGTGGTTTTTCCAAAAACCTAAGGGTTTAATAACTTTGGACAAGGAGGTGGGATCCATGAGTTCAGACCCTGAATCCAAGCAAGAAGTTCCCATGTGTACAGACCCCGAATCCAAGCAAGGAGTTCCCCTGTGTACAGACCCTGATTCCAAGCAAGGAATTCCCATGTGTACCGACCCTGAATCCAAGCAAGGAGTTCCCATGTGTACAGATCCTGAATTCAAGCAAGGAGTTCCCATGTGGACAAATTCTGAATCCAAGCAAGGAGTTCCTGTGTGTACAGATCCTGGGTCTAAACAAGGAGTTCCTGTGTCTACAGACCCTGATTCCAAGCAAGCAGTTCCCGTGTGTATAGATCCTGGCTCCAAGGAAGGATTCCTCCTGTGTACACATCCTGAATTCAAGCAAGGAGATCCTGTGTGTACACACCCTGAATCCACGCAAGGAGATCCTGTGTGTACACACCCTGAATCCAAGCAAGGAGTTCCCATGTATGCATACTCTGAATACAGGCAAGGAGTCCCCATGTGTACACACACTGAATTCAAGCAAAAATCACCTCTGGGTGCAGACCCTGAATTTAAGCTAGAAGCACCTATATGTACAAACCCTGGAATTAAACAAGAAGACCTTGTGAATATGGAGCCTGAAATCAAACAACAAGTAACCATGGTTTCAGACCCTGAAATCTTAAAG GTGCGCAAGTTACAAACCTAG
- the FAM120B gene encoding constitutive coactivator of peroxisome proliferator-activated receptor gamma isoform X11, protein MDRQMILSRRSVMGVRGLQGFVGSTCPHICTVVNFKELAEHHRSKHPGCTPTIVVDAMCCLRYWYTPESWICGGQWREYFSALRDFVKTFTAVGIRLIFFFDGTVEQDKRDEWVKRRLKNNREISRIFHYIKSHKEQPGRNMFFIPSGLAIFTRFALKSLGQETLCSLQEADYEVASYGLQNNCLGILGEDTDYLIYDTCPYFSISELCLDSLDTVMLCREKLCESLDISLADLPLLACLLGNDIIPEGMFESFRYKCLSSYASVKENFDKKGNIILAVADHISKVLRLHQGEKKLEEMLPLGPNKALFYKGVASYLLPGQKSPWFFQKPKGLITLDKEVGSMSSDPESKQEVPMCTDPESKQGVPLCTDPDSKQGIPMCTDPESKQGVPMCTDPEFKQGVPMWTNSESKQGVPVCTDPGSKQGVPVSTDPDSKQAVPVCIDPGSKEGFLLCTHPEFKQGDPVCTHPESTQGDPVCTHPESKQGVPMYAYSEYRQGVPMCTHTEFKQKSPLGADPEFKLEAPICTNPGIKQEDLVNMEPEIKQQVTMVSDPEILKEKPVISEF, encoded by the exons atCCTTTCCAGGAGGTCAGTTATGGGTGTGAGAGGTTTGCAGGGATTCGTGGGCAGTACCTGCCCACATATATGCACAGTAGTGAATTTCAAAGAACTGGCAGAACACCACCGAAGCAAGCATCCTGGATGTACTCCTACCATTGTGGTTGATGCCATGTGTTGTCTCAGATACTGGTACACTCCTGAATCTTGGATCTGCGGTGGCCAGTGGCGGGAATACTTCTCTGCTTTGCGGGATTTTGTTAAGACTTTTACAGCTGTTGGCATCAGGTTGATATTCTTCTTTGATGGCACGGTGGAGCAGGATAAGAGAGATGAGTGGGTGAAACGAAGACTAAAGAACAACAGGGAGATCTCCAGGATTTTCCATTATATCAAGTCACATAAGGAGCAGCCTGGCAGAAACATGTTCTTCATCCCCTCAGGGCTGGCCATATTTACACGATTTGCTTTGAAGAGCCTGGGTCAGGAAACTCTGTGTTCGTTGCAAGAGGCCGACTATGAGGTGGCATCTTATGGCCTCCAGAATAACTGTCTTGGTATTCTCGGAGAAGACACCGACTACTTAATCTATGATACCTGTCCCTACTTTTCAATTAGTGAGCTCTGTCTGGACAGTCTCGATACTGTCATGCTCTGTAGAGAGAAGCTCTGTGAGAGTCTAGATATCAGCCTGGCAGACCTTCCTCTTCTGGCCTGCTTGCTTGGCAACGATATTATTCCAGAAGGCATGTTTGAAAGCTTTCGGTACAAGTGCTTGTCTTCCTATGCCTCTGTAAAGGAGAACTTTGACAAAAAGGGGAACATCATCTTAGCTGTAGCAGACCATATATCTAAAGTTCTTCGCTTGCATCAAGGTGAAAAAAAGCTAGAAGAGATGTTACCTTTGGGACCAAACAAAGCTCTTTTTTATAAGGGTGTGGCATCATATCTTTTGCCAGGACAGAAATCTCCGTGGTTTTTCCAAAAACCTAAGGGTTTAATAACTTTGGACAAGGAGGTGGGATCCATGAGTTCAGACCCTGAATCCAAGCAAGAAGTTCCCATGTGTACAGACCCCGAATCCAAGCAAGGAGTTCCCCTGTGTACAGACCCTGATTCCAAGCAAGGAATTCCCATGTGTACCGACCCTGAATCCAAGCAAGGAGTTCCCATGTGTACAGATCCTGAATTCAAGCAAGGAGTTCCCATGTGGACAAATTCTGAATCCAAGCAAGGAGTTCCTGTGTGTACAGATCCTGGGTCTAAACAAGGAGTTCCTGTGTCTACAGACCCTGATTCCAAGCAAGCAGTTCCCGTGTGTATAGATCCTGGCTCCAAGGAAGGATTCCTCCTGTGTACACATCCTGAATTCAAGCAAGGAGATCCTGTGTGTACACACCCTGAATCCACGCAAGGAGATCCTGTGTGTACACACCCTGAATCCAAGCAAGGAGTTCCCATGTATGCATACTCTGAATACAGGCAAGGAGTCCCCATGTGTACACACACTGAATTCAAGCAAAAATCACCTCTGGGTGCAGACCCTGAATTTAAGCTAGAAGCACCTATATGTACAAACCCTGGAATTAAACAAGAAGACCTTGTGAATATGGAGCCTGAAATCAAACAACAAGTAACCATGGTTTCAGACCCTGAAATCTTAAAG gagAAACCAGTCATATCTGAATTTTGA